The genome window CGGCGCCCGTTTCAGCCATGACGTCCATCTCAAGGTCCATGGTTGCGGCGATTGCCACGATGCCCTCTACCGGCCCGGTTCCGACAACCGTCGCGTTACCATGGCGGAGATGGAGAGGGGGGCTTCCTGCGGCGCCTGCCACGACGGATCGGCCGCGTTTCCCGTCACCGCGGGCTGCGACAGGTGCCATCCCGCCACCAAGGGGATCAAGTATGATCTCCCCGCCGACGTGGGGAGCGTTCTGTTCAGCCACCGCAGCCACACCGCCAAGGGATACGCCTGCAGTGACTGCCACGGCAGGATCGTCGTCGCCGGGGCCGGCCGGAAATCCTCCACCATGAAGGAAATGGAGCAGGGCACGTCGTGCGGTGCCTGCCACGGCTTCAGCATGGCCTTCAGCGTCAGCGATCCGGTCAACTGCGTCAAGTGCCACCAGCGGCTCTACTGAGCCCGCGGCCCGCAACAGCCAATCCGACCCGCGCCGGCCGGCAAACCTCTCTGTTTGCATGGCCGGCTTTTTTGTGCTAATAACAAACCTTTCGAACTATCGTCAGAATCAGGTGGAGGTGCCGGCGTGCAAGAGCGTTACATCCCCAAAAACGTTGAGGGGAAGTGGCAGAAAATCTGGGAAGATAACAAAACCTTCACGGTCACCGAAGATCCGTCGAAGCCGAAATATTACCTGCTCGAGATGTTTCCCTATCCCTCGGGCCGCATTCACATGGGGCATGTGCGCAACTACTCCATCGGCGACGTGGTGGGCCGGTTCAAGAGGATGCGCGGCTTCAACGTCCTGCACCCCATGGGATGGGATGCCTTCGGCATGCCGGCCGAAAACGCCGCCATCAAGCACGGCAGCCATCCGGCCAAGTGGACCTACGAGAACATCGACTACATGCGGAGCCAGCTCAAGAAGATGGGCCTTTCCTATGACTGGGGCCGCGAGCTCGCCACCTGCGATGTGGACTACTACAAGTGGGAACAGAAAATGTTCCTGGAGATGTATGAGAAGGGGCTCGTCTACAAGAAGAGCTCCTTCGTGAACTGGTGCCCCGACTGCGAGACGGTACTCGCCAACGAGCAGGTGGAGGACGGCTGCTGCTGGCGCTGCGACAGCGAGGTGGCCCAGAAGGAGCTCGACCAGTGGTTCTTCCGCATCACCCGCTACGCCGAAGAGCTGCTGGAGGATACCTGGAACCTTCCCGGCTGGCCCGAGCGGGTTCTGGTGATGCAGCGGAACTGGATCGGCAAGAGTTTCGGCTGCGAGATCGATTTTCCGGTCGAGGGGAAAGTCGAGAAGGTCAAGGTGTTCACCACCCGTCAGGATACCCTCTACGGCGCCACCTTCATGTCCCTGGCGCCCGAGCACCCGCAGGCCCTGGAGCTGACCACGCCGGAGCGCCGCGCCGAGGTGGAGGCGTTCATCGACAAGGTCAAGAAGACCGACAAGATCAAGCGGACCGCCGAGGATTTCGAAAAGGAAGGGGTCTTCACCGGCGCCTACTGCATCAACCCGGTGACCAACCTGCGGATGCCGGTCTATCTCGCCAACTTCGTGCTGCTCGACTACGGCACCGGCGCGGTCATGGCGGTGCCCACCCATGACCAGCGCGATTTCGAGTTCGCCCGCACGTACGGCCTGCCGCTCCAGGTGGTGATCCAGCCCGAGGGCGAAACCCTTGATCCGGCTGCCATGACCGCCGCCTATACCGAGGTGGGGACCATGGTCAACTCGGGCCCCTTCGACGGCATGAGAAGCGATGCGGCCAAGGAGAAGATCGCCGATTACCTGGAAAAGGAAGGGATCGGCACCAAGACCGTCAACTACCGGCTGCGCGACTGGGGCATCTCCCGCCAGCGCTACTGGGGGAACCCGATACCCGTCATCAACTGCGATATCTGCGGCGTGGTGCCGGTGCCGGACAAGGACCTGCCGGTGGTCCTCCCCATGGACGCCGAATTCACGGGCGAGGGGGGCAATCCCCTTGCCAGGGTCGAATCGTTCGTCAACGTCACCTGTCCCCAGTGCGGTGCCGAGGCCCGGCGCGAAACCGACACCATGGACACCTTTGTCCAGTCCTCCTGGTATTTTCTCCGCTACTGCTGCCCCGATTTCGCCTCCGGCCCCATCGACCGGGCCCGGGCCGGGTACTGGATGCCCGTGGACCAGTACATCGGCGGCATCGAACACGCCGTGCTCCATCTCCTCTACTCGCGTTTCTTCACCAAGGCTCTGCGCGACC of Geobacter anodireducens contains these proteins:
- the leuS gene encoding leucine--tRNA ligase (leucine--tRNA ligase; LeuRS; class-I aminoacyl-tRNA synthetase; charges leucine by linking carboxyl group to alpha-phosphate of ATP and then transfers aminoacyl-adenylate to its tRNA; due to the large number of codons that tRNA(Leu) recognizes, the leucyl-tRNA synthetase does not recognize the anticodon loop of the tRNA, but instead recognition is dependent on a conserved discriminator base A37 and a long arm; an editing domain hydrolyzes misformed products; in Methanothermobacter thermautotrophicus this enzyme associates with prolyl-tRNA synthetase), with the protein product MQERYIPKNVEGKWQKIWEDNKTFTVTEDPSKPKYYLLEMFPYPSGRIHMGHVRNYSIGDVVGRFKRMRGFNVLHPMGWDAFGMPAENAAIKHGSHPAKWTYENIDYMRSQLKKMGLSYDWGRELATCDVDYYKWEQKMFLEMYEKGLVYKKSSFVNWCPDCETVLANEQVEDGCCWRCDSEVAQKELDQWFFRITRYAEELLEDTWNLPGWPERVLVMQRNWIGKSFGCEIDFPVEGKVEKVKVFTTRQDTLYGATFMSLAPEHPQALELTTPERRAEVEAFIDKVKKTDKIKRTAEDFEKEGVFTGAYCINPVTNLRMPVYLANFVLLDYGTGAVMAVPTHDQRDFEFARTYGLPLQVVIQPEGETLDPAAMTAAYTEVGTMVNSGPFDGMRSDAAKEKIADYLEKEGIGTKTVNYRLRDWGISRQRYWGNPIPVINCDICGVVPVPDKDLPVVLPMDAEFTGEGGNPLARVESFVNVTCPQCGAEARRETDTMDTFVQSSWYFLRYCCPDFASGPIDRARAGYWMPVDQYIGGIEHAVLHLLYSRFFTKALRDLGYVTAAEPFKNLLTQGMVIKDGAKMSKSKGNVVDPDALIERYGADTARLFTLFASPPEKDLDWSDQGVEGSFRFLNRVWRLVFEVLPFIGSAVKPDPASLGDGARDLRRTVHKTIRKVTDDLDERFHFNTAISAVMELVNAIQSFEPKNAPENAPVLREAVESVVQLLAPFVPHVAEELWESLGHQGGVEAAGWPSYDPDATVEEELLIVVQVNGKLRGKVTVAVGAGEEQVKAAAFADDKVKPWLDGKQIRKAIYVPGKLLNIVVG